In the genome of Dehalococcoidales bacterium, the window AAATTTAAAAAAACAAATACAATTCCTTCCCTTAAAATAAAGCCTTCTTGCGCCGCCGCAGGATGTACAAAAAGAAGGGCGCCCCGCAGATGGCCGTAATCACCCCTATGGGTATTTCCGCCGGCGCCAGCACCGTGCGGGAAAGCAGGTCCGCCAGTATCATGAATACCGCCCCCGTCAGCAGCGCCAGCGGCAGCAGGTATCTATGGTCTGCCCCCCACACCAGCCGCACCGCGTGCGGTATGATAATCCCCACGAACCCTATCGTCCCCACGAAGGAGACGCTGGCGGCGGTAATCAGGGTGGCCGCCGCCAGCAGCAGGAGCTTGTATCTCTCCACGTTCACGCCCAGCTGTTGCGCCTGCTCTTCGTCGAGCTGCATCACGTTGAGCATCCGGGAAAACAGCAGGATGATGGCTACCCCTACCGCGATGTAGGGCAGTACCGTGCCCACCTCCGACCACCGGCTCAGGCTGAAGCTGCCCATCAGCCAGAAGATGATGCCGTGCATTTTGCTGCCGCTGGAGATGATGAGGTAGGAGGAGATGGAGCTCAGCAGGGCGCTCAGTGCCACCCCGGAGAGTATCAGGGTGGTGACCGGCAGAGTGTTGCCTACCCGCGCCAGCAGGTAAACTATCAGCGTGGCCGTAATCGCCCCCGCGAAGGCCAGCACCGGCACCAGCCCGTAGCTGGTGATGTTCCAGGTGGCCGGGAGCAGGAAGCCGACGACCGCCCCCAGCGATGCCCCCTGCGCCACCCCGATTAGGTAGGGGTCGGCCAGGGGGTTGCGGAACAGCCCTTGATAGGTTGCTCCGGCTATCGCCAGGGCGGCGCCGACCAGCCCCGCGAGGATGATACGGGGCAGGCGTACGTCCAGGACGATGGTGGCGGTCGTGTCCGCCCAGGTCGGGGTTATATCCACGAAAGGCAGCTTGTCCGCCAGTATGCTGAAAGTCGTCCCCAGGGGAATCGGCACGCTGCCTATGCTCGTCGCAATCCCGATGATTAGTATCAGCGCGATGCACAGCCCCAGCAGGCTGAATATCCGCATCCGCCTTCCCTGTAGGTACTTCGGTATTTTTATTTCGCCGGTACTTATTGCCATTTTCTTCCTGTCATTCTCTTTGTCATTGCGGGGAGTCCCGATGAACTCCCTTTCTCCTCTGTGAATC includes:
- a CDS encoding iron chelate uptake ABC transporter family permease subunit gives rise to the protein MAISTGEIKIPKYLQGRRMRIFSLLGLCIALILIIGIATSIGSVPIPLGTTFSILADKLPFVDITPTWADTTATIVLDVRLPRIILAGLVGAALAIAGATYQGLFRNPLADPYLIGVAQGASLGAVVGFLLPATWNITSYGLVPVLAFAGAITATLIVYLLARVGNTLPVTTLILSGVALSALLSSISSYLIISSGSKMHGIIFWLMGSFSLSRWSEVGTVLPYIAVGVAIILLFSRMLNVMQLDEEQAQQLGVNVERYKLLLLAAATLITAASVSFVGTIGFVGIIIPHAVRLVWGADHRYLLPLALLTGAVFMILADLLSRTVLAPAEIPIGVITAICGAPFFLYILRRRKKALF